From Paenibacillus sp. PK3_47, the proteins below share one genomic window:
- a CDS encoding alpha-L-fucosidase, giving the protein MTTQGFTVPDRWKWFTESRYGMFIHWGPYAQLARGEQVLFREHLDQQEYAAQAAAWNPQHFDPELWAATAKKAGFKYACFTTRHHDGYCMWDSAYTDYSSAKQAPQRDFVREYIDAFRKAGLRIGLYYSWIDWRLPAYFEGPEKNPEGWAKVRKYLHNQVKELLTNYGQIDHFFFDGVWPRNADDLGSVELVEEMRRLQPGILINNRLGYSSAHDEYRADGGIGAGDSDTLGDFGTPEHLIVVDRKRLWESCQVTTWRLWSHVTGERWRPADVLLDMLCECAEKGGEHGGNLLLNCGPTADGELPPEFVERALEIGRWLEVHGEAIYGSDGGAITEFITRGRQTTRDNNLYLIIRFWDGRPEIRLSDLSSKVTGVTLLTTGQKLQFEQKDGELFIQGLPREAPSRLFPVIRVECDGKPEANDWGRQRLWEGDPQRVADWARSQRGTSVFMDGVER; this is encoded by the coding sequence ATGACGACACAAGGATTCACTGTTCCAGACCGCTGGAAATGGTTCACCGAAAGCCGGTACGGCATGTTTATCCACTGGGGGCCCTATGCACAGCTGGCCCGGGGAGAGCAGGTGCTGTTCCGCGAACATCTGGATCAGCAGGAGTATGCTGCGCAGGCGGCAGCGTGGAATCCGCAGCATTTTGACCCGGAGCTGTGGGCGGCGACGGCCAAGAAAGCAGGCTTCAAATACGCCTGCTTCACTACCCGGCATCATGACGGCTACTGCATGTGGGACAGCGCCTACACGGATTATTCCAGCGCGAAGCAGGCGCCGCAGCGCGATTTCGTTCGCGAATATATCGATGCCTTCCGCAAGGCCGGACTAAGAATCGGACTCTATTATTCCTGGATTGACTGGCGGCTTCCGGCTTATTTTGAAGGGCCTGAGAAGAATCCGGAAGGCTGGGCGAAGGTACGCAAGTACCTGCACAACCAGGTCAAGGAGCTGCTGACGAACTACGGGCAGATTGATCACTTCTTCTTCGATGGCGTGTGGCCGCGCAACGCTGATGATCTTGGCAGTGTAGAGCTGGTGGAGGAAATGCGCAGGCTGCAGCCGGGCATTCTGATCAACAACCGGCTGGGCTACTCCAGCGCCCACGACGAATACCGTGCAGATGGCGGCATCGGAGCAGGGGATTCTGACACGTTGGGCGATTTCGGTACACCGGAGCATCTGATCGTCGTGGACCGGAAGCGCCTCTGGGAGTCCTGCCAGGTTACCACCTGGCGGCTGTGGAGCCATGTGACCGGCGAACGCTGGCGACCGGCAGATGTGCTGCTTGATATGCTCTGCGAATGTGCCGAGAAGGGCGGGGAGCATGGCGGCAATCTGCTGCTGAACTGCGGGCCGACCGCAGACGGGGAGCTGCCGCCGGAATTCGTGGAACGGGCGCTTGAGATCGGCCGCTGGCTGGAGGTACACGGGGAAGCGATCTATGGTTCGGATGGGGGTGCCATCACCGAATTCATTACGCGCGGACGTCAGACGACCCGGGACAATAATCTGTACCTGATTATCCGGTTCTGGGATGGGCGTCCGGAAATACGGCTGTCTGACCTCAGCAGCAAGGTAACTGGCGTTACCCTGCTGACGACAGGCCAGAAGCTTCAGTTCGAGCAGAAGGACGGCGAACTGTTCATCCAGGGCCTGCCGAGGGAAGCGCCGTCACGCCTGTTCCCGGTCATCCGTGTGGAATGCGACGGCAAGCCTGAGGCAAACGACTGGGGCCGGCAGCGTCTGTGGGAAGGCGACCCGCAGCGTGTGGCAGACTGGGCGCGCAGCCAGCGCGGAACTTCGGTCTTCATGGATGGTGTGGAGCGGTAA
- a CDS encoding RidA family protein, translating to MGKVEKLLQEKGIELGKVPPSVATYVPAKQVGNVVYTSGNDCRINGTLLLTGKVGSDLTVEQGYAAARQVAINLLAVLKEHLGELDRIRQVVKMLAFVNSAPGFVEQPYVINGASDLLVEVLGDKGKHARSAISANELPFDTPVEIELIVEVEES from the coding sequence ATGGGAAAGGTAGAAAAACTGCTGCAGGAAAAGGGAATTGAGCTGGGAAAAGTTCCGCCGTCGGTAGCTACATACGTTCCGGCCAAGCAGGTAGGCAATGTGGTATATACCTCAGGAAATGACTGCCGGATTAACGGAACGTTGCTCCTAACCGGCAAAGTCGGCTCGGATCTGACCGTGGAGCAGGGTTACGCGGCAGCCCGCCAAGTAGCCATCAATCTGCTGGCTGTACTGAAGGAGCACCTGGGAGAGCTGGACCGGATCAGGCAGGTGGTCAAAATGCTCGCTTTTGTCAACTCGGCCCCCGGTTTTGTGGAGCAGCCATACGTAATTAACGGTGCTTCGGATTTGCTGGTGGAGGTGCTGGGCGACAAAGGCAAACATGCCCGCTCAGCGATTTCAGCCAATGAGCTGCCGTTCGATACGCCGGTGGAGATTGAGCTGATCGTCGAGGTTGAGGAATCATGA
- a CDS encoding alanine racemase, translating to MKNLYPELQTPAPIIDLDILEKNINRMAGRLQAAGISHRPHIKSHKSAQIARMQLDAGAAGITVAKLAEAEVFAAAGVEPILIAYPVIGADKLERYARLHLEHKLLTTVDSLTCAAGLSEIGMRTGKPVEVLIEIDGGLHRGGRQAGEDTLHFALELLKLPGIRIAGVMGYFGTIYNNCGAEAFRQAAGEEAVLMRNTAELLRSTGVPVDIISTGSSPAALMSGELEGVTEVRAGNYVFFDASGIGMGLAGEEECALRVIATVVSTPLPGRATIDAGTKTLTSDKAHGREGFGIVVGYPEVTLSALNEEHGFLQYDPEEVSLKIGDRIEIIPNHSCVIPNLHQQVAGVRGGRRTTWIQIDARGCSY from the coding sequence ATGAAGAATTTATATCCAGAGCTGCAGACACCAGCTCCCATTATAGACCTGGATATTCTGGAGAAGAACATTAACCGGATGGCCGGGCGTTTGCAGGCCGCAGGCATCAGCCACCGTCCGCATATCAAATCGCATAAGTCGGCCCAGATTGCCCGGATGCAGCTGGATGCCGGGGCTGCAGGAATTACTGTGGCAAAGTTGGCGGAGGCGGAGGTTTTCGCCGCAGCCGGGGTTGAGCCTATCCTCATAGCTTATCCCGTTATCGGCGCAGACAAGCTGGAACGCTATGCGAGGCTTCATTTGGAACACAAGCTGTTGACCACTGTGGATAGTCTTACTTGTGCTGCCGGATTATCTGAAATTGGAATGCGCACCGGCAAGCCGGTAGAAGTCCTGATTGAGATTGACGGCGGACTGCACCGCGGGGGCCGGCAGGCGGGGGAGGACACACTCCATTTTGCTTTGGAGTTATTAAAGCTCCCTGGTATCCGCATCGCCGGAGTAATGGGATACTTCGGGACAATCTACAACAACTGCGGTGCAGAAGCGTTCAGGCAGGCGGCCGGAGAAGAGGCCGTGCTAATGCGTAACACAGCAGAACTCCTCCGGTCAACGGGCGTGCCTGTTGACATCATTAGTACAGGCTCCTCTCCGGCGGCGCTGATGAGCGGTGAGCTTGAAGGCGTTACAGAAGTAAGGGCCGGCAATTATGTATTTTTTGATGCTTCAGGCATAGGCATGGGGCTTGCCGGAGAAGAGGAATGCGCACTGCGCGTAATTGCAACCGTAGTCAGTACTCCGCTTCCCGGCAGGGCAACCATCGACGCAGGAACCAAAACCCTGACCAGTGATAAAGCGCACGGCAGAGAAGGCTTCGGAATAGTAGTCGGCTACCCTGAGGTGACACTGTCTGCACTGAATGAAGAGCACGGATTTCTCCAGTACGATCCGGAGGAGGTCTCTCTCAAAATCGGCGACAGGATTGAGATCATCCCCAATCATTCCTGTGTCATTCCCAATCTGCATCAGCAGGTAGCGGGAGTCCGGGGAGGGCGGCGCACAACCTGGATACAGATAGATGCACGGGGCTGCAGCTATTAA
- a CDS encoding M20 family metallopeptidase has product MGGLKIDSAEIARVLQELVAIPSVNPAFGGSGEAGVAAFVKNYLIKLDIPYIEQQVEPGRSNVIGMLQGESSGPALLLEAHMDTVQTTGMTIPPFSGTISEGRLYGRGACDTKGSLAAMLVAIGTLKRSGLKLPTGVHLAAVVDEEFRYAGVSALATAISAGELQYSGAIVGEPTNLHQVIAHKGCVRFYITAHGKPGHSSEPAKGINAIEQMMEVIRCLKEEIEPSFELKRHPLLGPPTHCISEITGGLAPNTIPGSCRITLDRRTLPGEEPLEVWAGYREHLSHLKEVTPGLSLTIEEPFIIDYALETAASHPLPQKLGTAVAGYAGERRILGATYGTDASKLARAGVPAVVFGPGDIAQAHTDDEWIELREVEAAAAALVDLIVHFEREGQ; this is encoded by the coding sequence ATGGGCGGACTGAAGATTGATTCTGCTGAAATCGCAAGAGTACTGCAGGAACTGGTGGCCATCCCCAGTGTGAATCCAGCCTTTGGCGGCAGCGGTGAAGCGGGGGTGGCTGCTTTTGTAAAAAACTACCTGATAAAACTGGACATCCCTTACATCGAGCAGCAAGTGGAACCCGGCCGTTCTAATGTTATCGGCATGCTGCAAGGTGAGTCATCAGGTCCAGCGCTGCTGCTCGAAGCGCATATGGATACTGTGCAGACTACCGGCATGACTATTCCTCCATTCAGCGGGACCATTTCCGAAGGACGCCTTTACGGCCGGGGGGCCTGTGATACCAAAGGTTCTCTGGCGGCCATGCTGGTCGCGATCGGCACACTGAAACGAAGCGGCCTGAAGCTGCCGACAGGTGTGCATTTAGCTGCAGTTGTAGATGAGGAATTCCGTTATGCCGGAGTCAGCGCACTGGCCACTGCCATATCCGCGGGAGAACTGCAGTACAGCGGAGCTATTGTCGGAGAGCCGACAAACCTCCACCAGGTTATCGCCCATAAAGGCTGCGTCCGCTTCTATATTACTGCCCACGGGAAGCCGGGGCACAGCTCAGAACCGGCTAAGGGCATCAACGCGATTGAGCAAATGATGGAGGTTATCCGCTGTCTGAAGGAGGAAATTGAACCTTCTTTTGAGTTAAAAAGACATCCGCTGCTCGGTCCGCCTACCCACTGCATCAGTGAAATTACTGGCGGACTTGCGCCGAACACGATTCCCGGCAGCTGCCGGATTACGCTGGACCGCCGCACGCTTCCCGGAGAAGAGCCGCTTGAGGTCTGGGCGGGGTACAGGGAGCATCTCAGCCATTTAAAAGAAGTAACTCCCGGCTTAAGCCTTACGATCGAGGAGCCGTTCATTATCGATTATGCATTGGAAACCGCCGCATCACATCCTTTGCCGCAAAAGCTGGGCACAGCGGTTGCCGGTTATGCCGGGGAACGGCGCATACTTGGTGCGACGTATGGAACGGATGCCAGCAAGTTGGCCCGCGCCGGGGTACCGGCAGTAGTGTTCGGTCCCGGCGATATCGCACAGGCACATACGGATGATGAATGGATAGAGCTGCGGGAAGTGGAGGCTGCTGCTGCAGCGCTTGTAGATCTGATAGTACATTTCGAGAGAGAAGGGCAGTGA
- a CDS encoding Gfo/Idh/MocA family oxidoreductase: MIKIGIVGVGTISELHLNAYQKNPQVQIYAICDLNEARAKAAADKYGAVKVYTDYQQMFNAGEIDAVSICTWNNTHEPISVAAVRAGVDVLLEKPLTTTVESALRIEEAVKASGQILQIGYVRRYDNNAQLVKQFSDLGEFGDFYYARVSSIRRIGNPGGWFADLSRSGGGPVIDIGVHVVDLCWYLMGRPKVKSVSANTYYKLGNRSNIKHLSAYRAADYNAAANTVEDMANALIRFENGASLLLEASFTLHAKENKTTINLFGDKGGVEVDPALSFTTEKNDTILNITPQTTNTGFDLDTAFQNEIDHFIECVQTRQQPLSPVSDGVEMMRILCGIYESAEQGREIEL, encoded by the coding sequence ATGATTAAAATCGGCATTGTCGGGGTGGGCACGATATCAGAGCTTCACTTGAACGCATATCAAAAAAATCCGCAGGTGCAGATCTATGCCATCTGTGACTTGAATGAGGCCCGGGCCAAGGCGGCTGCAGACAAATATGGGGCCGTAAAAGTATACACGGATTACCAGCAGATGTTCAACGCAGGCGAAATAGATGCGGTCAGCATCTGTACCTGGAATAACACGCATGAACCGATTTCCGTTGCCGCAGTTCGTGCCGGCGTTGATGTACTGCTCGAAAAACCGCTGACCACCACCGTAGAATCGGCGCTGCGGATTGAGGAAGCGGTAAAGGCGTCGGGGCAGATTCTGCAGATCGGCTATGTCCGGCGTTACGACAACAATGCCCAGCTCGTGAAGCAATTTTCTGATCTTGGCGAATTCGGCGACTTCTATTATGCCCGTGTCTCCAGCATCCGCCGGATCGGCAACCCTGGGGGCTGGTTCGCTGACTTAAGCCGTTCCGGCGGCGGTCCTGTCATTGACATAGGCGTCCACGTCGTTGACTTATGCTGGTACCTGATGGGCCGGCCCAAGGTAAAGTCGGTTTCCGCCAACACCTATTACAAGCTGGGGAACCGGTCGAATATCAAGCACCTGTCTGCTTACCGGGCTGCTGATTACAACGCTGCTGCTAACACTGTAGAAGATATGGCCAATGCGCTGATCCGCTTTGAGAATGGCGCTTCCTTACTGCTGGAAGCCAGCTTTACGCTGCATGCGAAGGAGAACAAGACGACCATTAATCTATTCGGGGACAAGGGCGGGGTGGAGGTAGACCCGGCGCTGTCTTTTACAACCGAAAAAAATGACACCATCCTCAATATTACACCGCAGACCACCAATACCGGATTCGACCTGGATACCGCTTTCCAGAATGAAATCGACCATTTCATCGAGTGCGTGCAGACACGGCAGCAGCCGCTGAGTCCGGTATCCGACGGGGTGGAGATGATGCGCATCCTGTGCGGGATTTATGAGTCGGCAGAGCAGGGCCGGGAGATTGAATTATAG
- a CDS encoding sugar phosphate isomerase/epimerase has product MKLGVSTYSLYKAIQAGEMSVLDVIEWTASAGGEHVEIVPVGYNLYEQEGLAEQIRSKAEAYGIELSNYAVRGNLITDSEESFRAEIERLKREVDMAVRLGVKLVRHDAATHPDISVQHYLAQLPRLADGCREIADYAAGFGITTSIENHGTFLQSSDRVLGLVTTVGRDNFRTTLDVGNFVCVDEDPLAAVKKNAPYASMVHYKDFYIRPEGRGLGGSWFRSTAGRYLLGAVAGYGDLELEEITGVIKNSGYNGYVSIEFEGLEECRSATRLAMDNVRRLWEQA; this is encoded by the coding sequence ATGAAGCTGGGCGTAAGCACCTACAGTTTATATAAAGCGATCCAGGCCGGGGAAATGAGTGTGCTGGATGTAATCGAATGGACGGCCTCCGCGGGCGGTGAGCATGTGGAAATCGTACCGGTCGGCTACAACCTGTATGAGCAGGAAGGATTGGCAGAGCAGATCCGCAGTAAGGCGGAGGCATACGGAATTGAACTGTCCAATTATGCGGTCCGGGGCAACCTGATCACAGACAGCGAAGAGAGCTTCCGGGCGGAGATTGAGCGGCTGAAGCGCGAGGTGGATATGGCGGTCCGGCTGGGCGTTAAGCTGGTGCGCCATGATGCCGCTACGCATCCGGATATTTCGGTACAACATTATCTGGCGCAGCTCCCAAGGCTCGCAGACGGCTGCCGGGAAATCGCTGATTATGCAGCAGGCTTCGGAATTACCACAAGCATTGAAAATCACGGGACTTTTCTGCAATCCAGCGACAGGGTGCTGGGACTGGTTACAACGGTTGGCCGGGACAACTTTCGCACAACGCTCGATGTGGGCAATTTTGTCTGTGTGGATGAAGATCCGCTGGCTGCGGTGAAAAAGAATGCGCCTTATGCTTCCATGGTACATTACAAGGATTTCTACATACGGCCGGAAGGACGGGGGCTTGGGGGCTCCTGGTTCCGAAGCACTGCCGGACGGTATTTGCTCGGTGCTGTTGCCGGCTACGGGGATCTGGAGCTCGAAGAGATTACTGGGGTTATCAAAAATTCAGGATATAACGGATACGTCTCCATAGAATTCGAGGGGCTGGAGGAATGCCGGTCGGCAACCAGGCTGGCTATGGACAATGTCCGCCGTTTGTGGGAGCAAGCTTAA
- a CDS encoding beta-galactosidase: MNLLIFYDDTFPYQGSRPSSEKLEALVAGATITNAWDLAEYLRSGEWDAFLSLHGSYFPKDAWSDIHSYLKKGGGLLNTGGVPFRIPVVRTDAGWRAEREQVAYHQLLNIHDALPVQPTSVTGYKADDEFRLLQGYEELFTVRSTWGLTLHPSKKSDIPEEMGASGPMDLFIYPLLTGVDPKGRERSAPVVLLELYKGDYAGSRWILINQELDEVFWNGGGAVLLRDLAWYTAQGATELWLKSSFAAYEPGEQPALTVQLQPLSRTSATDRTWSFHLEVSRADSQEPLWSGSASLNAGPDHPDLQFVRLAVPLQVEPGLYHVVCRAESSVGEQRILTQAFWGIDRELLRSGEPLTAGRDYFMRGGKPLPVVGMTYMTSDVSRKFLHLPNVARWDRDMAEMARAGINLIRTGIWTGYRMIMFADGHAAEDVLRAVDAFVLTAKKYDLEVTFTFFSFAPEAWEGENPYLDPRSVEAQKRFIASIVSRHQGTTNLHWDLINEPSLFHPRRVFQGPYTAADRFEQAAWSGWLSRKYEGDIARLQECWNMTPDQLPSFEAAQAPDPEDTYFQSVVQPKKWLRWTDFALFSMDMHNRWAAELSGTIRRSDPAQMITVGQDEGICSQRPSPFFYAEAVDYTTVHSWWQMDHLGWDGIFTKTPGKPNLTQETGIMHVQRPDGIAKRTEEELRNILERKYAYAFSTGGAGAVQWIWNTNYFMNNANESNIGALRADGTQKPEADVTYDFGSFVNQISGLFTDREIEGVAVVYPFSNDFSNRKLAFEATTQSVRVLAYGMNVHPRGIGEYHLQQLEQYPAKLIIVPSAHNFADEAFEQLLELARQGSTVLWSGPLRLDEHWGPAEHRLLEELGELMQGNILREEMLVVEGAQYPAAFGQKKIGALAIERLQSRRELEPAVLDIGAGRFIYSPLPVELNERWEPVQALYTMAMQLSGITSELEWLQGGELPGVYGRKLAFAAGSLYIFVSEFGRDAEVAVRDPQSGVQYSFTLEQERTVMFAADSSGKLLAVYRPQEVQIHVLQLQGTETKG, encoded by the coding sequence ATGAATTTATTGATATTTTATGATGACACCTTTCCTTATCAGGGTAGCAGGCCTTCTTCAGAAAAGCTTGAAGCACTGGTAGCCGGGGCAACCATCACAAATGCCTGGGACCTCGCTGAATACCTGCGGTCAGGGGAATGGGATGCCTTCCTGTCCCTGCACGGCTCCTATTTCCCCAAGGATGCCTGGAGTGACATTCATTCGTATCTGAAAAAAGGCGGCGGACTGCTCAACACGGGCGGTGTTCCCTTCCGTATTCCGGTCGTCCGTACGGACGCAGGCTGGCGTGCCGAGCGTGAACAGGTTGCTTACCATCAACTGCTCAATATTCATGATGCGCTGCCAGTCCAGCCAACTTCAGTTACAGGGTATAAAGCTGACGATGAATTCCGACTTCTCCAGGGGTATGAGGAGCTGTTCACTGTCCGCAGCACCTGGGGCCTGACCCTGCATCCTTCCAAAAAAAGCGATATTCCCGAAGAGATGGGCGCCTCCGGACCCATGGATCTGTTCATTTATCCGCTGCTGACGGGTGTGGATCCAAAAGGACGGGAGCGCTCTGCACCCGTAGTGCTGCTGGAACTGTACAAAGGAGACTACGCCGGAAGCCGCTGGATTCTGATTAACCAGGAGCTGGATGAGGTGTTCTGGAACGGGGGAGGGGCTGTTCTGCTGCGTGATCTCGCCTGGTATACGGCACAAGGAGCGACAGAGCTGTGGCTGAAAAGCAGCTTTGCCGCTTACGAGCCAGGCGAACAGCCGGCTTTGACCGTGCAGCTGCAGCCGCTCTCGCGCACTTCAGCTACTGACCGTACCTGGAGCTTTCATCTGGAAGTAAGCCGCGCGGATAGTCAAGAACCGCTCTGGAGCGGTTCCGCCTCCTTGAACGCGGGACCTGACCATCCCGACCTGCAGTTCGTCCGTCTTGCCGTCCCGCTGCAGGTGGAGCCCGGACTGTACCATGTGGTCTGCAGGGCAGAGTCCTCTGTAGGAGAGCAGCGGATCCTTACACAGGCGTTCTGGGGCATCGACCGGGAACTGCTCCGCAGCGGAGAACCGCTGACAGCGGGAAGGGATTATTTCATGCGCGGCGGCAAGCCGCTCCCGGTTGTAGGGATGACCTACATGACCTCGGATGTCTCACGCAAATTTCTGCATCTGCCGAATGTTGCCCGCTGGGACCGTGACATGGCAGAGATGGCCCGGGCCGGCATCAATCTGATCCGTACGGGAATCTGGACCGGATACCGGATGATTATGTTCGCCGACGGCCATGCTGCCGAAGACGTGCTGCGGGCAGTGGACGCCTTTGTACTTACGGCAAAAAAGTATGACCTTGAAGTAACCTTCACGTTCTTCTCCTTTGCACCGGAAGCCTGGGAAGGGGAGAACCCTTATTTAGACCCCAGGTCTGTTGAAGCCCAAAAGCGTTTTATCGCTTCGATTGTTTCCAGACATCAAGGTACAACTAATCTTCATTGGGATCTCATTAACGAGCCTTCGCTGTTTCACCCGCGGCGCGTGTTCCAAGGTCCGTACACAGCAGCCGACCGCTTTGAACAGGCTGCGTGGAGCGGGTGGCTGAGCCGCAAATACGAAGGGGATATTGCGCGGCTGCAGGAATGCTGGAATATGACGCCGGACCAGCTGCCGTCATTCGAAGCAGCACAGGCACCGGACCCGGAAGATACGTATTTTCAGAGTGTTGTTCAGCCGAAGAAATGGCTGCGCTGGACAGACTTTGCCTTATTCAGTATGGATATGCATAACCGCTGGGCGGCCGAGCTCTCCGGAACGATCCGCAGGTCCGACCCCGCCCAGATGATCACAGTGGGACAGGATGAAGGCATCTGCTCACAGCGCCCCTCCCCCTTTTTCTATGCTGAAGCGGTGGATTATACGACGGTCCATTCCTGGTGGCAGATGGATCATCTCGGCTGGGACGGGATATTCACCAAAACACCGGGTAAGCCGAACCTCACCCAGGAGACCGGTATCATGCATGTACAGCGTCCGGACGGTATCGCCAAAAGAACAGAAGAGGAGCTGCGCAACATTCTGGAGCGCAAATACGCTTATGCCTTCTCAACCGGCGGGGCGGGTGCCGTACAGTGGATATGGAACACGAATTACTTCATGAACAATGCCAACGAGTCGAATATCGGAGCCCTGCGTGCAGATGGCACACAGAAGCCTGAAGCAGATGTAACTTACGATTTCGGCAGCTTTGTGAATCAGATCAGCGGGTTGTTCACGGACCGGGAAATTGAGGGTGTTGCAGTTGTCTATCCGTTCTCCAATGATTTCTCGAACCGCAAGCTGGCCTTTGAAGCGACAACCCAATCCGTCCGGGTGCTGGCATACGGCATGAATGTCCATCCCCGCGGTATCGGGGAATATCATCTGCAGCAGCTTGAACAGTATCCGGCGAAGCTGATCATCGTACCGAGCGCGCATAATTTTGCGGATGAAGCATTTGAGCAGCTGCTGGAATTGGCACGTCAGGGCAGCACTGTTTTGTGGAGCGGTCCGTTGCGTCTGGATGAGCACTGGGGACCGGCGGAACACCGTCTGCTGGAAGAGCTTGGCGAGCTTATGCAAGGCAACATTTTACGGGAAGAAATGCTTGTCGTTGAAGGAGCACAATACCCGGCAGCGTTCGGGCAGAAGAAAATCGGCGCACTAGCGATTGAACGTCTGCAGAGCAGGAGGGAACTGGAGCCAGCTGTTCTTGACATTGGAGCCGGAAGGTTCATCTATTCGCCATTGCCGGTTGAATTAAATGAACGCTGGGAGCCTGTCCAGGCGCTCTATACAATGGCCATGCAGCTAAGCGGAATCACTAGTGAACTGGAGTGGCTTCAAGGCGGGGAACTGCCAGGTGTCTACGGGCGCAAGCTTGCTTTTGCGGCTGGAAGCCTGTATATCTTTGTCTCTGAGTTTGGCCGGGATGCTGAGGTTGCAGTACGCGATCCGCAGAGTGGGGTACAGTACAGTTTTACACTTGAGCAGGAACGGACAGTAATGTTCGCGGCAGATTCAAGCGGAAAGCTGCTGGCCGTGTACCGCCCGCAGGAAGTGCAGATTCATGTCCTGCAGCTGCAGGGAACTGAAACAAAGGGGTGA
- a CDS encoding sugar phosphate isomerase/epimerase family protein yields MAISNRIGVIADSLGYDLRGNLQAAKQLGAEGVQLWAIEGEMDPARLTKEDRAALKAFLEELGLKLSALCADYGGRGFKDPAENEWKLERSKRALDLALDLGCNIVTTHIGIVPESPEDPDYKVLQSACSELAAYASRHQGYFAVETGPEPAARLKSFLDSLDSKGMAVNFDPANMVMVTGDDPVQGVYTLRDYIVHTHVKDGIRLREVDPHEVYGLLDHEVIAEMGEGGAGFREVPPGEGSVDYPAYFAALQDIGYTGYLTVEREVGDTPEADIAGAVSFIRSFREPAPERS; encoded by the coding sequence ATGGCTATATCGAATAGAATCGGTGTTATTGCTGACAGCCTCGGCTATGATCTGCGCGGAAATCTTCAGGCGGCCAAACAGCTTGGCGCAGAAGGTGTGCAATTATGGGCCATAGAAGGTGAGATGGATCCTGCCCGCCTTACTAAGGAAGACCGGGCAGCGCTGAAAGCCTTTCTGGAAGAGCTGGGCCTGAAGCTGTCGGCGCTGTGTGCGGATTACGGAGGCCGTGGCTTCAAAGACCCTGCCGAAAATGAATGGAAGCTGGAGCGTTCGAAGCGCGCCCTGGATCTAGCCCTGGATCTGGGCTGCAATATCGTCACAACCCATATCGGAATCGTGCCGGAGAGTCCGGAAGACCCGGACTATAAGGTGTTACAATCCGCATGCAGCGAGCTTGCCGCATATGCTTCCAGGCATCAGGGCTATTTTGCAGTTGAGACCGGTCCGGAGCCTGCGGCGAGACTGAAATCCTTTCTGGATTCACTGGATTCCAAGGGAATGGCCGTTAATTTCGATCCGGCCAATATGGTGATGGTGACCGGAGATGATCCGGTACAGGGTGTGTACACTCTGCGGGATTATATTGTCCATACGCATGTGAAGGACGGTATCCGGCTGCGCGAAGTGGACCCGCATGAGGTCTACGGACTGCTGGACCATGAAGTGATCGCGGAGATGGGCGAAGGGGGAGCAGGATTCCGCGAAGTCCCGCCAGGAGAAGGATCCGTTGATTACCCGGCCTATTTTGCCGCGCTGCAGGATATAGGGTATACAGGTTATCTGACGGTTGAACGGGAGGTTGGGGATACGCCTGAGGCTGATATTGCAGGAGCAGTTTCGTTTATCCGGAGTTTCCGCGAACCTGCGCCGGAGAGGAGCTGA